The DNA sequence TGATAAAGCTTGTTTTTCATTTGTAACGCCTAAAAAAACGTCAAATCCTAAATTACTTCATACATCACCTGAAATGATCGAAAACATAGGTTTAACTCAAACAGACAGTAAAAGTGATGAGTTTTTAAAAATATTTACAGGCAACACCGTTTTAAAAAACACAACACCTTATGCCATGTGTTACGGCGGACATCAATTTGGTAATTGGGCCGGACAATTGGGAGACGGTAGAGCCATTAACCTTTTTGAAGTAAAGCACAACAACAAGCAATGGGTTTTACAATTAAAAGGCGCAGGTGAAACTCCTTACTCGCGATCGGCCGACGGATTAGCAGTGTTGCGATCTTCCATTCGCGAATACTTATGCAGTGAAGCAATGTTTCATCTAGGAGTGCCAACTACACGTGCGCTATCTTTAGCGTTATCGGGAGACCAAGTTCTTCGAGATATAATGTACAATGGTAACCCCGAATACGAAAAGGGAGCTATCGTTACACGTGTATCACCAAGTTTTTTACGCTTTGGAAGCTATCAAATTTTTGCTGCAAAACAAGACAATAGCACGCTAAAAACTTTAGTAGATTTCACAATAAAAGAACATTTTCCTGATTTAGGAACACCGTCAAAAAAGACCTATCTCAAATTTTTTAAAACCGTTTCTGAGCGTACTTTGGATATGATCATACACTGGCAACGTGTAGGGTTTGTACATGGCGTCATGAATACCGATAACATGTCTATTTTAGGCTTAACTATAGATTACGGACCTTATGGTTGGCTTGAAGGTTTTGATTTTGGCTGGACACCAAACACAACAGACAGGCAACACAAA is a window from the Pseudalgibacter alginicilyticus genome containing:
- a CDS encoding protein adenylyltransferase SelO, with the protein product MKLNIKNTFTKTLPADPILKNNIRQVDKACFSFVTPKKTSNPKLLHTSPEMIENIGLTQTDSKSDEFLKIFTGNTVLKNTTPYAMCYGGHQFGNWAGQLGDGRAINLFEVKHNNKQWVLQLKGAGETPYSRSADGLAVLRSSIREYLCSEAMFHLGVPTTRALSLALSGDQVLRDIMYNGNPEYEKGAIVTRVSPSFLRFGSYQIFAAKQDNSTLKTLVDFTIKEHFPDLGTPSKKTYLKFFKTVSERTLDMIIHWQRVGFVHGVMNTDNMSILGLTIDYGPYGWLEGFDFGWTPNTTDRQHKRYRFGNQPNVGLWNLIQLANAIYPLIEDAPALEQILEDYKTNFDIKSLKMMRSKLGLQTENEQDKLLIQNLEDSLHLTETDMTIFFRNLSNFEKENPSDGLKIVNEAFYTETSKDIKEKWSTWFKSYSERLDQETLCNELRKEKMNLVNPKYVLRNYMSQLAIDAANEGNYQLIDDLFQLLKQPYHEQAKHQKWFAKRPEWARNKVGCSMLSCSS